From one Butyricimonas faecihominis genomic stretch:
- a CDS encoding FecR family protein, whose protein sequence is MQIYDKEYRIAQLLAKEITGTLSLEEREELEIWRNENHSTQELYKQILDPQNRSQRDQFVKELNLEKSWKHVQQQIIPKYSHIKHSLTWISGIVASILIIIGVSLVLFNAPKSDQVSKIIAGIHSGSPKAIFITPEGKQIHLTPQDTIQTLKLENGLIAINQGNTFEYSGSDNQPLNINKFNTIQVPRGGEYELILPDSTHVWINSDSELSFPVHFNKENREVILSGEAYFAVAKKMKQPFIVKTKDEIEIKVLGTQFNVRAYPEARTIETTLNQGAVKISSKQQSVELKPNQQAVYTKTNKQINTRNVDASLYSAWKDGLFVFENQPLEDIMTTLARWYNINVFYSNPAVKDFHFTGDLERYSDFKQTLQMLEKATSIHFIINENNVTVEEIYQIKN, encoded by the coding sequence GTGCAAATATACGATAAAGAATATAGAATCGCACAACTTCTTGCAAAAGAGATAACTGGCACTCTATCTCTTGAAGAACGAGAAGAGTTAGAGATATGGCGAAATGAAAATCACTCGACACAAGAACTTTACAAACAAATCCTTGACCCTCAAAACAGAAGTCAAAGAGATCAATTCGTCAAAGAATTAAACTTAGAAAAATCATGGAAACATGTGCAACAACAAATAATTCCCAAATACAGTCACATAAAGCATTCTCTAACATGGATATCCGGAATTGTTGCAAGTATTTTAATTATCATCGGAGTCTCTCTTGTTTTATTCAATGCCCCAAAATCAGACCAAGTGTCGAAAATTATTGCAGGTATTCACTCCGGTAGTCCGAAAGCAATATTTATTACCCCTGAAGGAAAACAAATCCATCTAACTCCACAAGACACCATACAAACACTAAAATTAGAAAATGGCCTAATAGCGATCAATCAAGGCAATACATTCGAATATTCGGGAAGTGATAATCAGCCTCTAAACATAAACAAATTCAATACGATTCAAGTCCCTCGCGGAGGAGAATACGAACTAATTTTACCCGATAGTACTCATGTTTGGATAAATTCAGATTCAGAGCTCTCATTCCCCGTGCATTTTAACAAAGAGAACCGAGAAGTTATACTTTCAGGAGAAGCATATTTTGCAGTTGCAAAAAAAATGAAACAACCATTTATCGTCAAGACCAAGGATGAAATAGAAATAAAAGTTCTCGGTACACAATTTAACGTACGAGCTTACCCAGAAGCAAGGACGATAGAAACAACGCTAAATCAAGGTGCCGTAAAAATATCAAGCAAACAGCAAAGTGTGGAATTAAAACCCAATCAGCAGGCCGTATACACGAAAACAAACAAACAAATAAATACCCGAAACGTGGATGCTTCTCTTTACTCTGCATGGAAAGATGGCTTATTTGTTTTCGAAAACCAGCCACTTGAAGACATCATGACAACACTGGCTCGTTGGTACAACATTAATGTATTTTATTCAAATCCTGCAGTTAAAGATTTCCATTTTACAGGAGATCTCGAACGCTATAGTGATTTCAAACAAACTCTCCAAATGCTTGAAAAAGCAACATCTATACACTTTATTATTAACGAGAATAATGTAACAGTTGAAGAAATTTATCAAATTAAAAATTAA
- a CDS encoding SusC/RagA family TonB-linked outer membrane protein, whose translation MEKKRKLTFESHQRLRKMFYLFTLSFFFMVTFTMVSQTKAFAQNARITVKMQEATIDELIKKVRTETNYRFLYRVEEVNKFGKRNINVKDVTIEEFLQSILSNTQLTYEIENDVIIIRPVKAKESTLQKKRTIKGAVSDSKGETLPGATILLKGTSLGVVTDMDGKFKIEIADQDSIILVVSFVGMQTQEIHVKQAPKDDDKEIVIRLKPDVTEMDEVVITGYANVNKESFTGNTIAVKRDELLKVSKTNVIKALQAFDPSFRIQENNEWGSDPNTLPEMSIRGASGTGIKQLDPNYTTRGNLENNPNLPTFIMDGFEINVQKLYDFDPNRIESITILKDAAATALYGSRAANGVVVITTVTPKPGKINVSYNMTGSVVFPDLSDYNLLNAQEKLDLEELAGCYKDKNGDTTFEGEEEYYDKLANIKSGVDTYWLSKPLETVFNHKHSLFVEGGSENIRFGIDLSYNTNKGVMKGSFRDNTGAALYLDYRIGSLQIRNQVSYTITKSEESPYGDFSKYSRAQPYDSYKDENGEYTPTLKNYKNTADRDRENPLYESTLFNFDKSKTEEIINNLNANWYITPHLQAKATIGITRTFTKGEKFLDPLSKRNSKPLSLTQLTSGELTQRSSDYFSWDMNAFISYNRSISKHNINVTMGTNIKETSSNNSSTQYRGFPSGALHSPNYAQEIYQKPSTNEGSSRLFSAFGTINYSYQNIYLFDLTGRIDGSSKFGADKKYAPFWSTGIGINIHNYPFMENYAYISELKIRGSYGQTGNVNFSDYEAKTMYTLDDESWYQTGAGAALSAFGNKDLKWETTNVLDVGIEVSILDRLLYAKVSYYNKKTVDCINSVTIPSSTGFTTYKDNIGEVRNRGFEIEARGEIIRQKDVHMAIYANLSHNKNTLLKIAESLKAYNKKVDEHFSDISNRYNGTTNKPFTKYVEGVSMRSIWGVRSLGINPATGEEVFLNPDGSSSDTWQSSNQVVLGTTEPDAQGSFGLNLSYKNFSLFANFMYEFGGQRYNSTLVDRVENADIYSENVDKRVYTSRWQKPGDIAKYKKLESGRDGRPASTRPTSRFVQDYNMVSLNSISLGYDFSKEWLKRTGLSVVRFEIGAEDIARWSSVKEERGLSYPFARTINFSLRASF comes from the coding sequence ATGGAAAAAAAACGAAAACTCACCTTTGAATCACATCAAAGGCTAAGAAAAATGTTTTATCTCTTTACATTAAGTTTCTTTTTCATGGTCACATTTACCATGGTATCTCAAACAAAGGCATTCGCACAAAATGCAAGAATTACCGTAAAAATGCAAGAAGCTACAATTGACGAATTAATAAAAAAGGTTCGTACAGAAACCAACTATCGATTTCTCTACCGTGTAGAGGAAGTAAATAAATTTGGGAAACGTAATATCAATGTCAAAGATGTAACCATCGAAGAATTTTTACAATCGATTCTCTCAAATACCCAATTAACGTATGAAATAGAAAATGACGTTATTATCATTCGTCCCGTCAAAGCTAAAGAATCTACCTTACAAAAAAAACGAACCATAAAAGGTGCTGTAAGTGATTCCAAAGGAGAAACCTTACCTGGAGCCACCATCCTGCTAAAAGGCACCAGTCTAGGTGTTGTTACTGACATGGATGGGAAATTCAAGATTGAAATAGCCGATCAAGATTCTATCATTCTAGTCGTATCATTTGTCGGAATGCAAACTCAAGAGATCCATGTGAAACAAGCTCCCAAAGATGACGATAAAGAAATTGTTATTCGTTTAAAACCAGACGTGACCGAAATGGACGAAGTTGTCATTACGGGTTACGCCAATGTAAATAAAGAGAGCTTTACCGGAAACACAATAGCAGTAAAACGAGATGAATTATTGAAAGTGTCTAAAACTAACGTAATAAAAGCTTTACAAGCATTTGATCCGTCATTTCGTATCCAAGAAAACAATGAATGGGGATCCGATCCGAACACCCTTCCTGAAATGTCTATCCGAGGAGCTTCAGGAACAGGTATCAAACAACTGGATCCCAACTATACAACCCGTGGTAATTTGGAGAACAATCCGAATCTTCCAACCTTTATCATGGACGGTTTTGAAATCAATGTACAAAAGTTATACGATTTTGACCCGAATCGAATTGAAAGTATTACCATCTTAAAAGATGCTGCCGCAACAGCACTCTACGGTTCTCGTGCCGCCAATGGAGTTGTTGTCATTACAACCGTCACACCCAAACCCGGAAAAATAAATGTTTCATACAATATGACCGGCTCCGTCGTTTTCCCTGATTTATCAGATTACAATCTATTAAATGCACAAGAAAAACTTGATTTGGAAGAACTTGCCGGATGCTATAAAGACAAAAATGGGGATACAACTTTTGAAGGAGAAGAAGAATATTATGACAAACTGGCTAATATCAAATCCGGAGTTGATACCTATTGGTTATCCAAACCTCTGGAAACAGTGTTTAATCACAAACACAGCTTGTTTGTTGAAGGTGGTTCTGAAAACATTCGCTTTGGAATAGACTTATCATACAACACGAATAAAGGAGTTATGAAAGGTTCTTTCCGAGATAATACCGGAGCAGCACTTTATCTAGATTATCGTATTGGCTCTCTACAAATTCGGAATCAAGTAAGTTACACCATTACCAAATCCGAAGAATCACCTTATGGAGATTTTTCTAAATATTCTCGGGCCCAACCCTATGACTCCTACAAAGATGAAAATGGAGAATATACACCAACTTTAAAAAACTACAAAAATACGGCTGATAGGGACCGGGAAAATCCTTTATACGAATCTACCCTTTTTAATTTCGATAAAAGTAAAACGGAAGAAATTATTAACAACCTAAACGCCAATTGGTACATTACTCCCCATCTACAAGCGAAAGCAACTATTGGTATTACCCGAACCTTTACAAAAGGAGAAAAATTTCTCGATCCTCTTTCAAAAAGAAATTCAAAGCCACTTAGTTTAACACAACTAACTTCTGGAGAGTTAACACAACGTAGTAGCGATTATTTTAGTTGGGATATGAACGCTTTCATTTCTTACAACCGTAGTATTTCCAAACATAATATTAATGTTACGATGGGTACAAATATCAAAGAAACCTCATCTAATAATTCATCTACTCAATACAGAGGATTTCCTTCTGGTGCCTTACACTCACCTAATTATGCCCAAGAAATTTATCAAAAACCTTCTACAAACGAAGGTAGTTCCCGATTATTTTCAGCTTTCGGAACAATCAACTATAGCTATCAGAATATCTACCTATTTGACCTAACAGGACGTATTGATGGTTCATCCAAATTTGGTGCTGATAAAAAATATGCCCCATTCTGGTCAACAGGAATAGGTATTAACATTCACAATTACCCCTTCATGGAAAATTATGCTTACATCTCAGAATTAAAAATCAGAGGTAGCTACGGACAAACTGGTAACGTAAATTTCTCAGATTACGAAGCAAAAACGATGTACACCTTGGATGACGAAAGTTGGTATCAAACGGGAGCAGGAGCTGCCCTAAGTGCTTTTGGTAATAAAGACTTGAAATGGGAAACAACGAATGTATTGGATGTCGGTATTGAAGTTAGCATTTTAGACCGCCTGTTATATGCCAAAGTCAGTTACTATAACAAAAAAACCGTAGATTGTATCAACAGTGTCACCATTCCCAGTTCTACGGGTTTTACCACCTATAAAGACAACATCGGAGAGGTTCGTAACCGAGGATTCGAGATCGAAGCTAGAGGTGAAATCATCCGTCAAAAAGATGTACACATGGCAATCTATGCAAACTTATCACACAACAAAAATACCTTATTGAAAATAGCCGAAAGTCTGAAAGCATACAACAAAAAAGTTGATGAACATTTTTCTGATATTAGTAATCGATATAATGGAACAACGAATAAACCATTCACAAAATATGTGGAAGGTGTATCCATGCGATCAATATGGGGAGTTCGTTCATTAGGAATAAATCCTGCAACCGGAGAAGAAGTTTTCCTCAACCCGGATGGTTCTAGCTCAGATACATGGCAATCTTCTAATCAAGTTGTTTTAGGTACTACAGAACCCGATGCACAAGGATCATTTGGGTTAAATTTAAGTTATAAGAATTTTTCTCTTTTTGCCAACTTCATGTACGAATTTGGAGGCCAGCGTTATAATAGTACACTGGTCGACCGAGTAGAAAACGCTGATATTTATTCGGAAAACGTGGATAAACGAGTATATACTTCCAGATGGCAAAAGCCAGGAGACATTGCTAAATATAAAAAATTGGAAAGCGGAAGAGACGGACGTCCCGCATCTACAAGACCGACATCCCGTTTCGTACAAGATTACAATATGGTATCTTTAAACTCAATCAGTCTCGGTTATGACTTTTCCAAAGAATGGCTTAAACGTACCGGATTAAGTGTAGTGCGATTCGAAATTGGAGCTGAAGACATCGCTCGCTGGTCAAGTGTAAAAGAAGAACGAGGATTAAGTTATCCCTTTGCCCGAACGATCAATTTCTCATTAAGAGCAAGTTTTTAA
- a CDS encoding DUF4843 domain-containing protein — translation MKKYIIILCLIIATISCSKEDVERFSSQRQLFFPNENGQDTVNISFSHYPGQNTVKVPFVLSLIGPTPSEDLEYKVSVVDSLTTAITGDYELPTSPIFRKERTSDTLWITLHKEKLEEKSYLLKIQIEGNSNFIAGYHDKQQAQLRYNNIISCPLWWDEVIETEYLGIYSKEKYDAFILVTGEVSLENKEPWEKRELCLQLKKAIEASLADDDPNNDIKEANGSPMIIPCY, via the coding sequence ATGAAAAAATATATCATTATATTATGCCTCATTATTGCAACGATCTCTTGTTCAAAAGAAGATGTCGAAAGATTTTCTTCTCAAAGGCAACTATTTTTCCCAAATGAAAACGGACAGGATACGGTGAATATTTCCTTTAGCCACTATCCGGGACAAAATACAGTAAAAGTTCCTTTTGTTCTCTCTCTTATTGGTCCGACTCCTTCGGAAGACCTTGAATATAAGGTCTCCGTAGTTGATTCGTTGACAACCGCTATTACTGGGGATTACGAACTTCCCACCTCCCCAATTTTTCGTAAAGAAAGAACAAGTGACACTTTATGGATTACCCTACATAAAGAAAAATTAGAAGAAAAATCTTATCTCCTAAAAATTCAAATTGAAGGGAACTCGAACTTTATCGCAGGTTATCACGACAAACAACAAGCTCAACTAAGATATAACAACATTATCAGTTGTCCTTTATGGTGGGATGAAGTCATTGAAACAGAATATCTAGGCATATATTCTAAAGAAAAATACGATGCCTTTATACTCGTTACCGGTGAAGTTTCCTTAGAAAATAAAGAACCTTGGGAAAAAAGAGAGCTTTGCTTACAATTAAAAAAGGCTATTGAAGCATCACTTGCTGACGACGACCCGAATAATGACATAAAAGAAGCAAATGGTTCACCCATGATTATACCTTGTTATTAA
- a CDS encoding RagB/SusD family nutrient uptake outer membrane protein produces the protein MNITKLIIGISILFSLTGCNDWLTVTPKDSLDEDQLFATGAGYRNALHGIYKNMASNAMYGKEMTWGTLDVLGQVYYAYYLPDSYESMSNYKYEDENAKTLIDGMWSKTYNAIANSNNLLSRIGSEDPSKFSGGEMEKNTIEGEALALRALLHFDMLRLFAPAKEESNTTYIPYFEKYPSTYEPNLSISEFMEKVIRDLEKAKTLVAPTDTVSERRDRLNSKNRFTMGTIDGNIEHNVTDLFEAYRGFRINYYAINGVLARAYAFIGKYEEAFNITEEIITAVDNTKQRLFSFTPNADVEENPKTFLDLLFGLSNEKLADNYTAEYNATGKLYVDHYTITFDDNADYRNTKLLTKSGTKYFSTKYLPSSINSITSHICAKLIPMVRLSEMYYIRAEYYASINDFSNAIKEMDIVRDGRECTKGRLDDIIKDEKSFRKELIKEAQREFIGEGQVFFYFKKFNQPIYSSMKESDFTLPLPDSETIL, from the coding sequence ATGAATATTACGAAATTAATTATAGGAATCTCTATCTTGTTCTCCCTAACCGGGTGTAACGATTGGTTAACTGTCACCCCAAAAGACAGTTTGGATGAAGATCAATTATTCGCAACAGGCGCAGGCTACCGGAATGCCTTGCATGGAATATATAAAAATATGGCATCAAACGCCATGTACGGAAAAGAAATGACTTGGGGAACTCTTGATGTCTTGGGCCAAGTTTACTATGCTTATTATCTACCGGATTCATACGAGAGTATGAGTAATTACAAATATGAGGATGAAAATGCTAAAACTCTCATTGACGGGATGTGGTCCAAAACATATAATGCCATTGCTAACAGTAACAACTTATTAAGTAGAATCGGCAGTGAAGATCCCTCAAAATTTTCAGGAGGAGAAATGGAGAAAAACACAATTGAAGGCGAAGCCTTAGCATTAAGGGCTCTTCTTCATTTTGATATGTTGCGATTATTTGCTCCAGCAAAAGAAGAGTCCAACACAACTTACATCCCCTATTTCGAGAAATACCCATCCACGTACGAACCAAATCTATCTATTAGTGAATTCATGGAAAAGGTAATTCGAGATTTAGAAAAAGCGAAAACATTAGTCGCTCCCACTGACACAGTTAGTGAACGTAGAGATCGCCTAAATAGTAAAAATAGATTTACCATGGGAACGATAGACGGGAATATCGAACATAACGTAACGGATTTATTCGAAGCATATCGAGGTTTTCGTATAAATTATTATGCAATAAACGGGGTGTTAGCTAGAGCCTATGCATTCATCGGGAAATATGAAGAAGCATTCAACATTACCGAAGAGATCATAACAGCAGTAGACAACACCAAACAACGATTATTTTCATTCACGCCAAATGCCGATGTTGAAGAAAATCCCAAAACATTCCTTGATCTGTTATTCGGACTTTCCAATGAAAAGCTAGCAGATAATTACACGGCAGAATACAATGCCACCGGGAAGCTATATGTCGATCATTATACAATAACGTTTGACGACAATGCTGATTATCGAAATACTAAACTATTAACCAAAAGTGGGACCAAATATTTTTCTACAAAATATTTGCCTTCATCTATTAACAGTATCACTAGTCACATTTGCGCAAAACTCATACCCATGGTTCGCCTAAGTGAAATGTACTATATTCGGGCCGAATATTATGCCAGCATAAATGATTTCTCTAATGCTATTAAAGAAATGGATATTGTCCGGGATGGACGCGAATGCACTAAAGGCCGTCTAGATGATATTATTAAAGACGAAAAATCTTTCCGTAAGGAGTTGATAAAAGAAGCCCAACGTGAATTTATTGGAGAAGGACAGGTATTTTTCTATTTTAAGAAATTTAATCAACCAATTTACTCTTCAATGAAAGAAAGTGATTTTACACTTCCCTTACCAGATAGTGAAACTATTCTTTAA